One genomic region from Vicia villosa cultivar HV-30 ecotype Madison, WI unplaced genomic scaffold, Vvil1.0 ctg.001319F_1_1, whole genome shotgun sequence encodes:
- the LOC131634596 gene encoding putative F-box/LRR-repeat protein 23, with protein MASNCLSHVMGIETLEITAKPNWLELPRNITINILQRLGTLEIVTNASVVCPLWWKICKDPIMWRTIDMVTGISLSHSNNFESFYRLVKICRYAVDRSCGHLENIYIKKFGNDDLLLHIANSASQLRCIWLDGCSAISNEVFEEIAKRQPFLEELDICHCSFLSKDLFEHIGRCCPLLKSLKYSPPNEVAGDNKCDDVAFAIAKTMPKLRNLTILNNELTNNGLLAILDGCPLLESLDIRGCVYVDLDGSLGKRCNEQIKVLRFPAESIDHKFDRYDYTDYIYHGFMMCNINDIGNIDLSWINEIPESDVSDFDFS; from the exons ATGGCTTCCAATTGTTTGAGTCATGTGATGGGAATTGAGACTCTTGAAATCACAGCAAAACCAAACTGGCTTGAACTCCCTAGAAACATCACAATAAACATACTGCAGAGACTTGGTACACTTGAAATAGTGACAAATGCATCTGTTGTGTGCCCTCTCTGGTGGAAAATTTGCAAGGACCCTATCATGTGGCGCACCATTGACATGGTTACTGGTATCTCTCTGTCACACTCTAATAACTTTGAATCTTTTTATCGATTAGTGAAGATTTGTCGCTATGCTGTCGATAGAAGTTGTGGTCATCTCGAAAACATTTACATCAAAAAATTTGGGAATGATGATCTCCTTCTTCACATAGCTAACAG TGCAAGTCAACTGAGATGTATTTGGCTTGACGGATGTTCTGCCATTTCAAATGAAGTATTCGAGGAAATTGCGAAGAGGCAGCCATTCTTAGAAGAGCTTGACATTTGTCATTGTTCTTTCCTAAGCAAAGATTTGTTTGAACATATTGGCAGATGTTGTCCACTTTTGAAGTCTCTGAAATATAGTCCTCCTAATGAGGTAGCAGGTGACAATAAGTGTGATGATGTTGCATTCGCCATTGCAAAAACAATGCCTAAGCTCAGGAACCTTACGATTTTGAATAATGAACTCACCAACAACGGATTATTAGCTATTCTAGATGGATGCCCTCTTCTTGAATCTCTTGACATTCGAGgatgtgtttatgttgatttggaTGGAAGTTTGGGGAAAAGATGCAATGAGCAGATCAAAGTGTTACGTTTTCCGGCCGAATCTATAGATCACAAGTTTGATCGTTACGATTACACAGACTATATTTATCACGGTTTTATGATGTGTAATATTAATGATATTGGTAATATTGATCTTTCTTGGATAAATGAGATTCCAGAAAGCGATGTTTCTgattttgatttttcttaa